GTGAAGGGGTAGGGGGGCCAACCGTAACATCGGCCGTTTGAATCGGCGCGCGTCAGGGGCAAGGTGTATACCTTGCAGTGAACAAGATCCAATTCCCCAAGTGGCAGCTCCTTGGCGCCGTGCTGTGGCTGGCGGTGGCGACCAGTGCGCCGACGGCGGCGCTGACGCCGACGGCGGCAGAAGACTTCATTCAGCGGTTGTGCCGCAATGACGAGGGGATCGCGGCGCTGATTGATCCGGCGGAGATGGCTCAAGCGGAAAAGCTGGGGATCGAATATGAAGGGGTGGTCTGCAAGAGTCTGATCGGGCACGATCTTGATCCGGCGATCAAGGCAGCGGTCGTGAACGGGAGTCTGCAGTACAGGCTGGAAATCGAAGCGCTGGAAGATCCGTACGTCAAGCTGACATTGCAGTGCGAGCGCCCGCAGTACACCCGCGAGTTTTTCCTCCGCAACGGCAAGTTCATCGCACCCGCGGTTTATTACACGCGAGGGTGGAAGCAGGTCGAGAGCACGCATTTTCGATTTGTCGTAAGTGATTCCGCGCAGCCGCATCCGTATTGTGTCGCGCAGTTGGAAGCGTTCTTCACGCAGGCAGCGCAGGTGCTGGAGTTGGATGAGGCGCAGGTCAATCGTATTGCGCGGGAGAAGATCGAATACGTGTTGTGCCGCGACGAGCGGGAAGTCGCGATGTTGACCGGCTTTGAGAGCCGCGGCATGTACGAGGTGGCCGGCGACCGCATCATCACGCACTATCCCTGCCACTATCACGAGCTGGTGCATCTGCTGGTCAACGTCAAGTTGCAGCGGCTACCGCTGTTTACGCATTCATTCCTGCAGGAGGGACTTGCGGTGGCGTTGGGCGGGCGCGGCGGAATTGCGGCACCGGTCAGCGACGAGCTGGGGACGTTCCTGCTCACTTCCGGGACGATTGACTATCGCGATCTGCTGACGATGAAGGGCTGGAATGAAACGCACGCCTCTTTGAGTTATCCGGCGAGTGGGACGTATAACCGCTTCCTGATCGAGACATTCGGGATGAGCAAGTATCTCGCGCTCTACCGCCGGTTCAGCGGCACGGCGGAGCAGGTGGCGGAGTTGAGTTTGGAGCCGGGTCGTCTGCCCGACTCCGAGTTGTGGTGGAAGTGGATTGCCGGGCACTCGAGCCGGCCGTTGATCGACACGGCGGAAACGGCAGCGGGATTCGTGGAGTTTCGGCGCGACGCGGTGATGACGCTCTGGCAGGACAGCACGCGCTACTTGATTGAATGTCGCGACACGGTGCTGATCGGCGGTGATAGTAGCGCTACAACGCCGGTGAGCCTGAAGTTTCGCGAAGTGTTTCCGGAGCGAGAGTATCGAGGAGAGAGGTACCTGATCCTGGCTTCCGAGGAGGAAGTGCAGATCTACAATTTGTACACGGAAGAACTGATCGCGAATCTGGTGGGCTCGCTGCGGCTGCCGCCGGTGACGGCTGCTGTCGGAGAGGGCCGCTATCGATTTGCGGTGAAGAAGACGGTATTTGGAGAGGCGCTATGAGCTGCAAGGGGGGCTGACAATGATCATGCATCAACACACCCGTTAAAGGGGAATGACTTTCCGGCGGTGGTGGGCGTGCGGGATGGACCCGTGGCGATGCGAAGGCCCTCACCCCCGGCCCCTCTCCCAGGGGGAGAGGGGAGACGGCGGCATTAAAGTGAATGCGGGAATCCAAAACGACCGGGTTGTGTGGCGACGAGGTGCGCGGCAGGCTCTTGGTCGAGCTTGAGTCGATGGCGCTTCGCGGGTAGACCTGCCGCAACGGCACGGAGAACCCACCGCAATCCCTCGTTCCTCGGGACGCTGCGCAGGCGGCGGGGCAGCGGCGTGACCAAGCGGCAGCGGAAATGTCAGGATCGCAGGGATCCTGACCTACGGGACTTTGCGGAAAACCCACCGCAATCCCTCGTTCCTCGGGACGCTGCGCAGGCGATGGGGCAGCGGCGTGACCAGTGGCAGTGGAAATGTCAGGATCGCAGGGATCCTGACCTACGCAAGTCGAGAGAATATTGAGTTATTTCAGCAGCAAGGCTTCGAGTTCGTCGACGAGGCGGCCGAAGAGGCGGGCGGTGGCCTCGATGGCATCCGGTTTGGTCAAGTCGACGCCGGCTTGTTGCAGTGTTTCGATGGGATAATTCGACTCGCCCGACTGCAGGAACTTCAAGTAGTTCACGCGCTGCTGCTCGTCGCCTTTGAGCAGTCTCTCCGCGATCATCGTCGCCGCCGAATAGCTGGTGGCATATTGGTAGACATAGAACGCGCGGTAGAAATGCGGGATGCGCAGACAAGCGATGTCAGAATAGTCTTCGAGTTTCATCTCCGGTCCCCAGAATTTCTGGTAGATGCCGCGGAAGGTCTGCCGCAGGCCGTCGGCGGAAAGCGGGCGGCCGGCCTCGACATCGCAATGCACCTGGTCCTCGAACTGCGAGTACATCACCTGCGTGAAGAAGGTCCCGACGATTTGCTGGAGGTAGTAGCTGAGCAGGTAGGCCTTCTGGTCGCGCGATTCGGCGCGGTCAAGCATGTAGTGCATCAGCAATTCCTCGTTGGTGGTCGAGGCGACTTCGGCGGTGAAGATCGAATGGCCGGAGTAGATGTAGGGCTGGTATTTCTTCGAGTAGTGCGAATGCAGCGCGTGACCCATCTCGTGCGCGAGGGTAAACATGTTGTCGAGGGTGTCGTTGTAATTCATCAGCACGTAGGGGTGGGTGGCGTAAGTTGACCACGAGTACGCGCCGGAGCCTTTGCCTTCGGTCTCGTAAACATCGATCCAGCCCGACTCGAAAGCAGTTTTCAGGTCGCCGAGGTATTCCTTGCCGAGCGGCCAGAGCCCTTCGAGGATGCGGCGGACGGCTTCATCGTACTGCACTTTGATTTTGGCGTCGGGCACGAGCGGGACATAGATGTCGTACGGCTTGAGTTCATCGAGACCGAGCACGCGCTTGCGCAGAGAGGCGTAGCGGTGCAGCACACCGAGATGGTTGTCGACGGTGGTGACGAGGTTGTGATAGGTCGCCTGCGGGATATTGTCGGCATCCAGCGCCGATTCCAGACAGGTGCTGTAGCGGCGCGCTTTGGCAAAGAACAGGTCTTTGTACACTGAGGTAGCCAGCGTGGCGCCGAGGGTATTGACATATGTCTTGTAGCCGGCGACGAAGGTCTCCATGGCTTCCTTGCGGACGCGGCGCTCTTTGGCTTCGAGCAGTTCGCTGTAGCGTTGTTTGGTCAACTGAATGCGATTGCCGTTTTCGTCGGTGACTTCGCCGAACTTGATATCGGCATCATCGATCATGCGGAAGATCTGCGACGGGCCGCGGACGACGTTGCCGGTGAGCGCCATGAGTTTTTCCTCCTCGGGGGAGAGGATGTGTGCGCGCATGCGGCGCATCTCGTCGAGGTGGTGGTCGTAGAGCTTAAGTTCCGCGCATTCGGCTTTGAGCTGATCGAGGCGGTCGTCAGTAATCGCCATGATTTCCGGGGTGATAAACGAGCCGGCTTCGGCAAAGATGGTGGAAAGGGCGGCGATTTCATCGGCCATGCTCTGGTACGGGGCCGAGCGGTTGTCCTCATCGAGCTTGAGGTGCGCGTAGATATAGAGCTTGTAGAAGAGGATGGCGCTCTGGTCGCGGTGGTCGAAGCAGGCAAAGAGGCTGTGGCCCGATTCCGCCAGGCGGCCTTGCCAGACGGTGATTTTCGGGATCATGGTTTTGACTGTTTCGAAGTCGGCGCGCCAGTCGTTGTCGTTGGTGTAGATATGGTCGAGGCGCCATTTGTGGCGGTCATCGATTTCGCTACGTTGGCGGACGGCGCCGGGTTTGGGCGCGGCGATGACCTGGAACGCCAGGGGGAGTTTCCGCAGGATGCGGCTGATCGGGTCGTTGCCTTGTCTGGCCATGAAGAGTCCTTTCTAATCCTGGCGCCGCGCGCCGGCAGAATAAACCGTCAGCGGTTACCCAAAGTTTACGCAGGGGGCGGGGCGCCAATTTGCGCGAATCCGGTGGCCCGCGCGAGCGAAAAAAAGCGGGCAGCCGCATTCCGACTGCCCGCGCACATCCGATGTCAGAAATCGGCCTGAGTCATGACGCCTATTTGAAGCGTTTGGGCCGACGGGCTTCCCATTCCACCAGGATCGGGGCAGCCACGAAGATCGAGGAGTAAGTGCCGACGACGACACCGATCAGGAGCGCCAGCGCGAAATCCCGCACCACCGGTCCGCAGACAAACAGGATAACGAGCGACGCCATCACAACCGTCAGGGAAGTGATGATTGTTCGCGAGAGGGTCTGATTGATCGCGCCGTTCACGACCGTAACGAAATCGGACTTCTTGCGAAAGACCCGCAAATGTTCACGAATTCGGTCGAAGACAATGATTTTATCATTGATGGTATAGCCGGCGATCGTCATCAGGGCGGTCAGGATCAGCATCGACATTTCGCGCTGCAAGATAAACATCAGGCCGAGGACGGCGAGCACATCGTGGAACGTGGCGACCGTGGCGGCGACGGAGAAGCGGAAGTCGAAGCGCACCCAGATGTATACCAGGATGCCGACCAGAGCGATAGCCATGGCGATCTGGGCCTGTGTGCGCAGTTCGGCGCCGATGGTCGGTCCGACTTCCTGCACCGAGTCGAGTTTAAAGCTGTTGCCCGGGATGCCCTTGTTCAGCGCATCGCGCAGTCGTTCGGCCACGGTTGATTCGCTCTCGGAACCGCCGGAGGCGGATTTGACGCGCACGTTAAACAGGTTCGGCGTCGAGCCCTGAATCGCCTGGATCGTGGCATCAGCGAAGCCCGCGCTTGCGAGTGCCGAGCGGACGGTGCCGGCTTCGACCGGGTTGGCAAAGGAGCCCTGGATTTCCGTGCCGCCGGCAAAGTCGATCGAGAGACTGGCATTGCCGAAGACGATCATGAACAGCGCGACGATTCCGAGCACGATCAGGACCGCGGAAATTGCCCAGGAGACTTTCCGCATGGCGATGAAATCGAAGTTGGTTTTGCTTAAGAATTGCATTGCTCTCTACTCCTCAACTGTCAGACGCTCAGAGTGGCGGCGTTACGGCGCGTGTGCAGGATCAGTTTGCTGACAACGAGAGCCGTGTACATGGAAATGATAATACCGGCGCCGAGGGTGACCGCGAAGCCGCGAATCGGTCCGGTGCCGAAGTAGTACAAGACGCCCGCAGCGATCAGCGTCGTCAGGTTGCTGTCGACGATCGAGGCGAGCGCGCGCTCATAGCCGGCCTCAATGCAGGCGGCCACTTTCTTACCAGTGCGCACCTCCTCGCGCATGCGCTCGAAGATCAGTACGTTGGCGTCGACGGCCATACCGATCGTCAGGATAATACCGGCGATGCCGGGGAGGGTCAGCGTGGCGCCGAGTGCCGCCATCACTGCCAGCAGAAACAGGATATTCAGGAACAGCACAATATCGGCGACGACGCCGGCCAGCTTGTAATAGATAATCATGAACGCCGCGACAACGATGAAGGAGATCAAGAGACCGTTGATGCCGGCGTCAACCGAGTCTTTGCCGAGGGTCGGGCCGATGACGTTGTTTTCGACGATTTTCACCGGAGCGGGTAGCGCGCCGGCGCGGAGGATCGTGGCCATATCCTTGGCGTCAAAGAAGGTGGCATTGCCGCCGAGGGTAATCTGGCCGCGGTCGCGGATCTTGGAGCGGATGTTGGGCGCCGACTCGACGCGGCCGTCGAGCAGAATCGCCAGCGGCTTGTTAATGTTGGCGCCGGTCAGCTTGCCGAAGATTTCGCCGCCCTCGCGGTCAAGTTCGAAATCGACCACCGGTTTGTGGAATTGGTCGTAGTTCGGGTTGGCCGCTTTGAGATGGGCGCCGGTCAGTTCGACTTTCTTCTTGAGGATATAGAGCTGGCGGCGCTGGCGGCCGTTAATCATTTCGGGGCGAATGGCCCAGGCCAGTTCAACGTCAGCGGGCAAAGCGGCCTTGATTTCCGGATTGTTGACGATACGATCGACGGCGGCATAGTCCTCTTCGGTCACCTGGTACGCCACGCCGTTGAAATCGAGGTACTGGGTCAGGACATTGGACTGGTCGGTGTTGGCCAGCGCTGCGGTCGTGTCCTTGGTCGTGTCGGCGGCCAGTTTCGTGGTGTCGGCGAACGGATCGGCAAAAGGAGTGGCGGCAGTATCAGCCGTCGGCGTCTTGGCGGCGTCGGGGCTGAGCTTACCGGCGATCTGATCGAGGCGCTTGATCAGCAGGTCGGAGTTCTCCGGACTTTCGACCAGGCGGAACTCAAGGAGCGCAGTCTTGCCGATCAGGTTGCGAGCGCGTTCCGGATCCTGCAAAGCGGGGAGTTCAACGACGATGCGGTCGCTGCCCTGGGCCTGAATCACGGGTTCGGCGACGCCGAACTGGTCGACGCGGTTGCGGATGATTTCGAGGGCGCGATCACGGGCGTCCTGTTTAGCGTTGTCATCCAGCTGCGACTTATCGACTTCGAGCACAACCCGCATGCCGCCCTGCAGGTCGAGCCCGAGTTTGAGGGCTTTCTTTTGCAGATTGGCAAAGGCGTCGGGGTTGTTTTGCTGCATGGCGGTCCGATCGGATGCGCTCATGGTGAACCATTGGAAGGTGGGCCAAAGATAAAAGATAGCTGCGATGATCAGGACGATCGTCAGCACTATCTTCCAGGTATCGCCTCTCATAATCGGGATAATCCTCCGTCGTTATACTCAAACCCTACATGAGGTTGAAGACAAATAGACGCCCAATATAGCTGCCGCTTCAGTCGAGTCAACAGGTATTTGCCGGGCAGGTAAGCTATTGGTGCGATTGAGGTAGAGCCGGGCGCAGGGCTCAGAGCAGGCGTTCGCGTTCGCTACGGTAGGCGAACGACTCGGAATCGATGGCGCGCTTGACGGCGAGGATGCCGTCGAGATGGTCGACCTCGTGCTGCAGCAGCTCCGAGAGGGCGTCTTCGAGGATCAAAGTTTGCTCGTTCCACTCCAGATCGCGGTAGGTGATGCGACAGGTGCGGTGACGGCGCACCTTGACGAGCAAGTCGGGGAACGACATGCAGTCGTCCCAGATTTCGAACATTTCCTCGGAGAGGTCGTGGAGCACGGGATTGATGAAGACGACGGGGCTGCCGACGTGCATGTAGATCAGGCGTTTGAGCACCCCGATTTGCGGCGCGGCAATGGCGCGGCCGGCGGCGTGGCGGCCGCGGAAATCCATCAGGGTGTCGTGGAGGTCGGCGACGATCGGCGGCAGTTGCGGCAGTTCGTCGGGCAGAATCTCGGCGCACTTCTGGTAGAGTAACGGATTGCCGAGAAGAAGTATCGTTTGTACAGCCATCGTTGGAATAGAAAAGAGCGAATGCAGCGCGGCGCAAGGGGAAAATGAGCGGACCTATCCGGCGCCATCGAATCGCCGCGAGCAGCGTATAACCTGCATTGGCCAAGAGGTCATCGATAAATGGTAATCATGGAGGAATGATGAAGAACTTGATGGCAATGGCAGCGCTGGTACTGGCGCTGGCGGCCGGAGCGGCGGCGGCGGTGAAGACGGAAGTGGTCGAGTACAAGCTGGGGGATACGACCCTCGAAGGGTATCTGGCTTACGACGATGCCAAGACCGGTGCGCGGCCGGGAGTGATGATCGTTCATCAGTGGCGTGGTCTGACGGAGAACGAGAAGATGCGTGCGCGGATGCTGGCGGAGCTGGGGTACGTGGCGCTGGCCGTCGATGTGTACGGCAAGGGTGTGCGGCCGGCGACGAATGCGGAAGCCGCAAAGGAAGCGGGTAAGTATTACGCCGACGCAAAGTTGCTGCGCGACCGCTTGCAGGCGGGATTACAGACGCTGTTGGCAAACAAGCTGGTGGATCCGAAACGGGTGGCAGCGATCGGTTACTGCTTCGGCGGTTTTGCGGCGCTGGAGTTGGCGCGTTCGGGTGCGCCGCTGGCGGGTGTCGTTTCGTTTCACGGCGGGTTGCAAGCGAGCAATCCGGCGGATGCGGCCAATATCAAGGGGAAGGTGTTGGTGTGCCATGGTGCAGAGGACCCCAATGTGCCGATGGCGGACGTGCAGGCGTTTATGGAGGAGATGAAGGCGGCCAACGTCGATTATCAGTTCATCGCTTACTCGGGCGCGGTGCATTCGTTTACGCAAAAGGAAGCGGGCGACGACAAGACGAAGGGGGCGGCGTACAATGCGAATGCGGACCGGCGGTCGTGGCAGGCGATGAAAGATTTCTTCGCGGAAATTTTTTAGGCGGCAGTCGGCGCGAATCGACCGGGGCGGCAAAGAATCGGTTGATTTTGGGCGGGCGGTCGATAGATTGAAGCCCTTGGCGGGCCGGCCGCGGGAGCGCGGTCGGCGTGAAAACGGAGTGGTGTCCGAGCTGGCTGAAGGAGCACGCCTGGAAAGTGTGTAGGCCCCAAAAAGGTCTCCAGGGTTCGAATCCCTGCCACTCCGCCATAAAGGGAGGCACGGCAATCATCGAAGAGAAGCGAAGTGGGCGGAGCGAGAGCTTGTCGCGGGCAGGCAGACCCGGCTCCTACAGCGATCGCCGCGGGGCAATGGGGGCATCAGGTCACCACGCGCGGAATCGAGTACTGCTTCTTCCGACATGCACGGCGCGTGAGAAGACCTGACGCAACTTCAAAATTATTGACGAAAGAAATCCATTTTTGTGATTGACAGACTGAATTTGCCTGATTATTTTACCGATAAGTTAATTAACCGAGTGGTTTATTAGATGACGACGCAAGATCATTTGAGCATGACGTTTGCCGCGCTGGCCGATCCGACGCGGCGGGCGATTTTGACGCACCTGATGAGGGGCGAAGTGTCGGTGAAGGACCTGGCGCGGCCGTTTGAGATAAGCCTGCCGGGGATTTCCAAACATCTGAAGGTGCTGGAACGCGCCGGGCTGATCGAACGCGGGCGCGCGGCGCAGTGGCGGCCCTGCCGATTGAAAGCGCAGCCGCTGAAGGAAGCCTCAGGGTGGATCGAGCACTACCGGCGCTTCTGGGAGGAAAGTTTCGACCGCCTCGACAAGTACCTGCAGGAATTGCAGGCACAAGCGGAGCCGATCGCTTCAGCCAAACCGGGCGGCAGACCGGAGGCGCGCAAAGCAACACGAGTCAAGAGGGAAAGGAAGAAGCATGTCTGTCAACGAACGACCAGGCGATAGCACCGCCGGCGGTGACCTGGTGATTAGGCGCACCTTTGCCGCGCCGCGAGAACTGGTGTGGAAGGCGTGGACCGAGCCGGAGCATTTTCAACGCTGGTGGGGGCCGGGAAAATTCACCTGTCCGGTGTGCCGGATGGATGTGCGTGTCGGCGGACACTACCTGTGGTGCATGCGCTCGGCGGAAGGCGTGGACTATTACACGACCGGCGTGTTTAAGGAGATTGTCGAGCCGGAGCGGTTGGTGTATACGGATTGCTTTGCCGACCGGGACGGCAACGTGGTGTCGGCGGCACATTACGGGATGACGGCGGATTTTCCGCTGGAGACGCTGGTCTATGTGACGCTGGCCGAGGAAGCGGGGCAGACGATCATGACGCTGCGGCATGTCGGTTTGCCGGCCGGCGTGATGAAGGAAATGACCGGTGCCGGCTGGAACGAATCGTTCGACAAGTTGGGAGCGAGTCTCGAGCAAGCGCGGTAGAAACAGGAAGGTTGTCCGATGGCTGATACGAAGAAACCGAAAGTCAAAGTGTTGGATGATCCCCAACAGGTGCGGGAATTTCTCGACAAGTTGGAGCATCCGCTCAAGGCGGAAATTGAGGCAGTGCGCGCAATCATTCTTGGGGTCGATGAGCGGATCACCGAGAGGATCAAATGGAATGCGCCCAGTTTCTACTATAAGGGCGACATGGTGGTGATCCACGTGCGCGCGCAACAGCAGGTGCATCTGGTGTGGCCGAGCGGCGCGGAGATGGGCGGGGATTTCGAAGTGCTCGAAGGGGTGTATCCGGAC
This region of Candidatus Zixiibacteriota bacterium genomic DNA includes:
- the pepF gene encoding oligoendopeptidase F, whose product is MARQGNDPISRILRKLPLAFQVIAAPKPGAVRQRSEIDDRHKWRLDHIYTNDNDWRADFETVKTMIPKITVWQGRLAESGHSLFACFDHRDQSAILFYKLYIYAHLKLDEDNRSAPYQSMADEIAALSTIFAEAGSFITPEIMAITDDRLDQLKAECAELKLYDHHLDEMRRMRAHILSPEEEKLMALTGNVVRGPSQIFRMIDDADIKFGEVTDENGNRIQLTKQRYSELLEAKERRVRKEAMETFVAGYKTYVNTLGATLATSVYKDLFFAKARRYSTCLESALDADNIPQATYHNLVTTVDNHLGVLHRYASLRKRVLGLDELKPYDIYVPLVPDAKIKVQYDEAVRRILEGLWPLGKEYLGDLKTAFESGWIDVYETEGKGSGAYSWSTYATHPYVLMNYNDTLDNMFTLAHEMGHALHSHYSKKYQPYIYSGHSIFTAEVASTTNEELLMHYMLDRAESRDQKAYLLSYYLQQIVGTFFTQVMYSQFEDQVHCDVEAGRPLSADGLRQTFRGIYQKFWGPEMKLEDYSDIACLRIPHFYRAFYVYQYATSYSAATMIAERLLKGDEQQRVNYLKFLQSGESNYPIETLQQAGVDLTKPDAIEATARLFGRLVDELEALLLK
- a CDS encoding SRPBCC domain-containing protein — its product is MSVNERPGDSTAGGDLVIRRTFAAPRELVWKAWTEPEHFQRWWGPGKFTCPVCRMDVRVGGHYLWCMRSAEGVDYYTTGVFKEIVEPERLVYTDCFADRDGNVVSAAHYGMTADFPLETLVYVTLAEEAGQTIMTLRHVGLPAGVMKEMTGAGWNESFDKLGASLEQAR
- a CDS encoding winged helix-turn-helix transcriptional regulator, which produces MTTQDHLSMTFAALADPTRRAILTHLMRGEVSVKDLARPFEISLPGISKHLKVLERAGLIERGRAAQWRPCRLKAQPLKEASGWIEHYRRFWEESFDRLDKYLQELQAQAEPIASAKPGGRPEARKATRVKRERKKHVCQRTTRR
- a CDS encoding peptide deformylase, whose product is MAVQTILLLGNPLLYQKCAEILPDELPQLPPIVADLHDTLMDFRGRHAAGRAIAAPQIGVLKRLIYMHVGSPVVFINPVLHDLSEEMFEIWDDCMSFPDLLVKVRRHRTCRITYRDLEWNEQTLILEDALSELLQHEVDHLDGILAVKRAIDSESFAYRSERERLL
- a CDS encoding DUF1801 domain-containing protein is translated as MADTKKPKVKVLDDPQQVREFLDKLEHPLKAEIEAVRAIILGVDERITERIKWNAPSFYYKGDMVVIHVRAQQQVHLVWPSGAEMGGDFEVLEGVYPDGRKMSYFRNMAEVKAKQSQLKQAVRAWIRIQDAKSA
- the secF gene encoding protein translocase subunit SecF — translated: MQFLSKTNFDFIAMRKVSWAISAVLIVLGIVALFMIVFGNASLSIDFAGGTEIQGSFANPVEAGTVRSALASAGFADATIQAIQGSTPNLFNVRVKSASGGSESESTVAERLRDALNKGIPGNSFKLDSVQEVGPTIGAELRTQAQIAMAIALVGILVYIWVRFDFRFSVAATVATFHDVLAVLGLMFILQREMSMLILTALMTIAGYTINDKIIVFDRIREHLRVFRKKSDFVTVVNGAINQTLSRTIITSLTVVMASLVILFVCGPVVRDFALALLIGVVVGTYSSIFVAAPILVEWEARRPKRFK
- a CDS encoding dienelactone hydrolase family protein, which gives rise to MKNLMAMAALVLALAAGAAAAVKTEVVEYKLGDTTLEGYLAYDDAKTGARPGVMIVHQWRGLTENEKMRARMLAELGYVALAVDVYGKGVRPATNAEAAKEAGKYYADAKLLRDRLQAGLQTLLANKLVDPKRVAAIGYCFGGFAALELARSGAPLAGVVSFHGGLQASNPADAANIKGKVLVCHGAEDPNVPMADVQAFMEEMKAANVDYQFIAYSGAVHSFTQKEAGDDKTKGAAYNANADRRSWQAMKDFFAEIF
- the secD gene encoding protein translocase subunit SecD, translating into MRGDTWKIVLTIVLIIAAIFYLWPTFQWFTMSASDRTAMQQNNPDAFANLQKKALKLGLDLQGGMRVVLEVDKSQLDDNAKQDARDRALEIIRNRVDQFGVAEPVIQAQGSDRIVVELPALQDPERARNLIGKTALLEFRLVESPENSDLLIKRLDQIAGKLSPDAAKTPTADTAATPFADPFADTTKLAADTTKDTTAALANTDQSNVLTQYLDFNGVAYQVTEEDYAAVDRIVNNPEIKAALPADVELAWAIRPEMINGRQRRQLYILKKKVELTGAHLKAANPNYDQFHKPVVDFELDREGGEIFGKLTGANINKPLAILLDGRVESAPNIRSKIRDRGQITLGGNATFFDAKDMATILRAGALPAPVKIVENNVIGPTLGKDSVDAGINGLLISFIVVAAFMIIYYKLAGVVADIVLFLNILFLLAVMAALGATLTLPGIAGIILTIGMAVDANVLIFERMREEVRTGKKVAACIEAGYERALASIVDSNLTTLIAAGVLYYFGTGPIRGFAVTLGAGIIISMYTALVVSKLILHTRRNAATLSV